One segment of Carya illinoinensis cultivar Pawnee chromosome 1, C.illinoinensisPawnee_v1, whole genome shotgun sequence DNA contains the following:
- the LOC122300380 gene encoding early nodulin-75-like, whose protein sequence is MTTKHCLVLLFGAVLLSTVSVFADHHEPPKQENKPPIHKPPTLLDNEDKKPFPEHKPPAHNDEPPKGKGKGEKPPPEHKPPHEQHPGRLLLESHSLEQNSPSLAGKPPAKGAKPPPKHKPPTPLDKGEKPFPEHKPPTHGDEPPKSKGKGDKPSPGHKPPHDHHPGDHSVEDAEDSHKPPRKLKPPTAVKKPPTPSHKPPHKPPSAN, encoded by the coding sequence ATGACTACCAAACACTGCCTAGTGTTGCTCTTTGGAGCGGTGCTTCTCAGCACTGTCTCAGTATTCGCTGATCACCATGAGCCTCCCAAACAAGAGAACAAACCTCCTATTCACAAGCCACCAACCCTTCTTGATAATGAGGATAAGAAGCCATTCCCAGAGCACAAGCCACCAGCCCATAATGATGAACCTCCCAAGGGTAAGGGAAAGGGAGAGAAACCACCACCAGAGCACAAGCCACCGCATGAGCAACACCCTGGACGACTTTTACTCGAGTCCCACTCCCTTGAACAAAATTCACCAAGTTTAGCCGGCAAGCCTCCGGCCAAGGGAGCAAAGCCACCTCCAAAACACAAACCACCAACCCCACTCGACAAGGGAGAGAAGCCATTCCCAGAGCACAAACCACCAACCCATGGTGATGAACCTCCCAAGAGTAAGGGAAAGGGAGATAAGCCATCTCCAGGGCACAAGCCTCCTCATGATCATCACCCTGGAGACCACTCTGTGGAGGATGCAGAAGACTCCCACAAGCCACCCAGAAAGTTGAAGCCTCCAACTGCTGTAAAGAAGCCACCAACTCCCTCTCACAAGCCACCCCACAAACCTCCGTCCGCAAACTAA
- the LOC122277109 gene encoding uncharacterized protein LOC122277109, producing MAAMVGIGSERSAEATGLKDSTMWWSLLRVPEEDLAAWAQDRSNPLEKNLPWAVLVRVESRTAWDLTWERIEMREMTVGLKRCSPSPVSVRKKISWATPLFPGLISSAKLPPLRSKQCLFDLDRVG from the exons ATGGCGGCTATGGTGGGCATAGGGAGCGAGAGAAGTGCAGAGGCGACCGGTCTGAAAGACTCAACCATGTGGTGGAGCCTCTTGCGGGTGCCAGAGGAGGATCTGGCGGCTTGGGCCCAGGATAGGTCGAACCCATTGGAGAAGAACTTGCCGTGGGCGGTGCTGGTCAGAGTGGAGTCGCGAACGGCTTGGGATTTGACTTGGGAGAGAATCGAGATGAGGGAGATGACTGTCGGGCTGAAGCGGTGCTCGCCGTCGCCGGTGAGTGTTAGGAAGAAGATTTCATGGGCTACTCCATTATTTCCTGGGCTGATTTCATCTGCAAAGCTTCCGCCTTTGAG GTCGAAACAATGTCTTTTCGATTTGGACCGGGTGGGATGA
- the LOC122277114 gene encoding early nodulin-75-like, whose product MTTKYCLVLLFGVVLLSTASVLADQHDPPKHKNKPPKGEKPPPKHKPPTLLDNEDTKPFPEHKPPTHGEEPPKGKGKGEKPPPEHKPPRDHHPGRRLLDKEEKPFPEHKPPTHGEEPPKGKGKGVKPPPEHKPPHDHHPGRHLLDKEEKPFPEHKPPTHGEEPPKGKGKGEKPPPEHKPPHDHHPGRHLLDKEEKPFPEHKPPTHGEEPPKGKGKGEKPPPEHKPPHDHHPGRHLLDKEEKPFPEHKPPTHGEEPPRGKGKGEKPPPEHKPPHDHHPGRHLLDKEEKPFPEHKPPTHGEEPPKGKGKGEKPPPEHKPPHDHHPGDHLVEDAKDSQKSTEKLKPPTVGKKPPTHSHKPPHKPPSAN is encoded by the exons ATGACTACCAAATACTGCCTAGTGTTGCTCTTTGGAGTGGTGCTTCTCAGCACTGCCTCAGTTCTCGCTGATCAACATGATCCTCCCAAACACAAGAACAAACCTCCCAAGGGAGAGAAACCACCACCAAAACACAAGCCACCAACCCTTCTTGATAATGAGGATACAAAGCCATTCCCAGAGCACAAGCCACCAACCCATG GTGAAGAACCTCCCAAGGGTAAGGGAAAGGGAGAGAAGCCACCTCCAGAGCACAAGCCACCTCGCGATCATCACCCTGGACGACGTCTACTCGACAAGGAAGAGAAGCCATTCCCAGAGCACAAACCACCAACCCATGGTGAAGAACCACCCAAGGGGAAGGGAAAGGGAGTGAAGCCACCTCCAGAGCACAAGCCACCTCACGATCATCACCCTGGACGACATCTACTCGACAAGGAAGAGAAGCCATTCCCAGAGCACAAACCACCAACCCATGGTGAAGAACCTCCCAAGGGTAAGGGAAAGGGAGAGAAGCCACCTCCAGAGCACAAGCCACCTCACGATCATCACCCTGGACGACATCTACTTGACAAGGAAGAGAAGCCCTTCCCAGAGCACAAACCACCAACCCATGGTGAAGAACCTCCCAAGGGTAAGGGAAAGGGAGAGAAGCCACCTCCAGAGCACAAGCCACCTCACGATCATCACCCTGGACGACATCTACTTGACAAGGAAGAGAAGCCATTCCCAGAGCACAAACCACCAACCCATGGTGAAGAACCTCCCAGGGGTAAGGGAAAGGGAGAGAAGCCACCTCCAGAGCACAAGCCACCTCACGATCATCACCCTGGACGACATCTACTTGACAAGGAAGAGAAGCCATTCCCAGAGCACAAACCACCAACCCATGGTGAAGAACCTCCCAAGGGTAAGGGAAAGGGAGAGAAGCCACCTCCAGAGCACAAGCCACCTCACGATCATCACCCTGGAGACCATCTGGTGGAGGACGCAAAAGACTCCCAGAAGTCAACCGAAAAGTTGAAGCCTCCAACCGTTGGAAAGAAGCCGCCGACTCACTCTCACAAGCCACCCCACAAACCTCCATCTGCAAACTGA
- the LOC122300390 gene encoding proline-rich extensin-like protein EPR1 — translation MAKISMTTHLLVLFLAVVVLTTLSGATNQYEHEPPAIVKKPPLNPPPIVKPPSEHKPPTPIYKPPPVVKPPSEYKPPTPIYKPPPIVKPPPEQKPPTPVYHKPPPIVKPPPEQKPPTPVYHKPPPIVKPPPEHKPPTPVQPKPEHKPPTLPPIVEAPPKHFPSPPYGHYPGHPPVEKGEDPHKPPRKVLPPPAPYKKPPTNA, via the coding sequence ATGGCAAAGATATCTATGACGACACACTTACTAgtgttgtttcttgctgtggtGGTCCTCACCACTCTTTCCGGTGCTACTAATCAATATGAGCATGAGCCACCGGCTATAGTTAAGAAGCCTCCTCTTAATCCTCCTCCAATCGTGAAGCCACCCTCAGAACACAAGCCACCAACTCCAATTTATAAGCCTCCTCCGGTCGTGAAGCCACCCTCAGAATACAAGCCACCAACTCCAATTTATAAGCCTCCTCCCATCGTGAAGCCACCCCCAGAACAAAAGCCTCCGACCCCAGTTTATCATAAGCCTCCTCCCATCGTGAAGCCACCCCCAGAACAAAAGCCTCCGACCCCAGTTTATCATAAGCCTCCTCCCATCGTGAAGCCACCCCCCGAGCACAAGCCACCAACCCCAGTGCAGCCAAAACCAGAACACAAACCACCCACTCTTCCTCCCATTGTAGAGGCACCGCCAAAGCACTTCCCATCGCCACCTTATGGTCACTATCCAGGACACCCTCCAGTCGAGAAGGGTGAAGACCCCCACAAACCACCCCGGAAGGTTCTGCCTCCTCCAGCACCTTACAAGAAGCCACCTACCAATGCCTAA
- the LOC122300395 gene encoding repetitive proline-rich cell wall protein 1-like, whose amino-acid sequence MSPLYMLLAFLGMVVLTIPALGTDFPPYYTKPPPKYYKPPKYKPPYYKPPYYKPPYKKPPPKYSKPPVPIYKPKPPTYKRPPTLPPIVGKPKPYKPYPPYGHYPGHPPVEVP is encoded by the coding sequence ATGTCTCCCCTATACATGCTACTGGCGTTCCTTGGCATGGTGGTTCTCACCATTCCAGCTCTTGGAACCGACTTCCCGCCATATTATACGAAGCCACCTCCCAAGTATTACAAGCCGCCAAAGTACAAGCCGCCATATTACAAGCCTCCATATTACAAGCCTCCATATAAGAAGCCACCTCCCAAGTATTCCAAGCCGCCTGTTCCCATTTACAAACCCAAACCACCAACATACAAGCGCCCGCCAACTCTACCTCCGATAGTGGGGAAACCAAAACCGTACAAGCCATACCCACCTTACGGACACTACCCGGGGCACCCTCCGGTGGAAGTTCCGTAG